In Haloplanus rubicundus, one DNA window encodes the following:
- a CDS encoding hemolysin family protein: MVNVALSLAQVVLALALVVLNGFFVAAEFAFVRIRGTSVEQLAEEGRPGAGTLQEVMVSLDDYLATTQLGITIASLGLGWVGEPAVAALIEPVLEPILPAGLIHLVAFAIGFSIITFLHVVFGELAPKTLAIAQTERLSLFLAPPMKVFYYILYPGIVVFNGAANAFTRALGVPPASETDETLGERELLRVLTRSGEEGDIDVAEVKMIERVFDLDDVVVREVMVPRPDVVSVPADASLSDLQSIVLETGHTRYPVLDADDSDQVIGFVDVKDVLRAEVKDGDAEIVGDIAREIVIAPETMALSDLLRQFREDQQQMAAVIDEWGAFEGIATVEDVVEALVGDLRDEFDMDEREPSIRRRGDEGYDIDGSVPLSKINDTIEGDFTSEEVETIGGLVLEQLNRAPERGDRVEVDGYTIEVTNVEGTRISTVWIHEREADDSA; the protein is encoded by the coding sequence ATGGTAAATGTCGCGCTCTCGCTGGCGCAAGTCGTCCTTGCGCTGGCTCTGGTGGTGTTGAACGGCTTTTTTGTCGCTGCAGAGTTCGCCTTCGTACGGATACGAGGGACATCGGTCGAACAACTTGCTGAGGAGGGACGCCCCGGCGCGGGGACGCTCCAAGAAGTGATGGTGAGCCTTGACGACTATCTCGCGACGACGCAACTCGGCATTACCATCGCCTCGCTCGGGTTGGGGTGGGTCGGCGAACCCGCCGTGGCGGCGCTCATCGAACCCGTATTGGAACCGATTCTCCCGGCGGGTCTCATCCATCTCGTCGCTTTCGCAATCGGCTTCAGTATCATCACGTTCCTCCACGTCGTCTTCGGTGAACTCGCGCCGAAGACGCTCGCAATCGCCCAGACCGAGCGACTCTCCCTGTTCCTCGCCCCGCCGATGAAGGTCTTCTATTACATCCTCTATCCAGGAATCGTCGTCTTCAACGGGGCTGCCAACGCATTCACGCGAGCACTCGGCGTGCCACCCGCCTCCGAAACGGACGAGACGCTCGGCGAGCGGGAGCTCCTTCGGGTGCTGACTCGATCCGGCGAGGAAGGAGACATCGACGTTGCAGAGGTGAAGATGATCGAGCGGGTCTTCGATCTCGACGACGTCGTGGTGCGGGAGGTCATGGTTCCACGACCGGACGTGGTGAGCGTTCCCGCCGATGCCTCGCTCTCCGACCTCCAGTCGATCGTCCTTGAGACTGGTCATACGCGCTATCCAGTTCTTGATGCCGACGACAGCGACCAAGTGATCGGATTCGTAGACGTCAAGGACGTGCTCCGAGCGGAGGTGAAGGACGGTGACGCCGAGATAGTCGGCGACATCGCCCGCGAGATTGTCATCGCTCCTGAGACGATGGCACTGAGCGATCTCCTGAGGCAGTTCAGGGAAGATCAACAGCAAATGGCCGCAGTTATCGACGAGTGGGGTGCATTTGAGGGGATTGCAACGGTTGAAGACGTCGTCGAGGCGCTCGTTGGAGACCTCCGGGATGAGTTTGATATGGACGAGCGTGAACCCTCGATTCGTCGGCGTGGCGATGAGGGGTACGACATCGACGGCAGTGTCCCGTTATCGAAAATCAACGACACGATCGAGGGAGATTTCACAAGTGAAGAGGTCGAAACCATCGGTGGACTGGTACTCGAGCAACTCAACCGTGCGCCAGAACGTGGCGATCGCGTTGAGGTCGACGGGTACACCATTGAGGTGACGAACGTTGAGGGGACCCGAATTTCGACGGTCTGGATCCACGAACGTGAAGCGGATGATTCAGCGTAA
- a CDS encoding RNA-guided endonuclease InsQ/TnpB family protein, producing MEIRRTVPVKLDVADSDADLLHETISEFLWAANYVVDHAWQGEYKTTSKAELQRETYDDVRAKTRLQANLVQNARNRAADAVQSVVARWKQGDDAGKPHFTAPTLVYDKRCATFNDDHATLSTVDGRITVKYVLPDESRETPHSEYLFNDDYEVTGGELHYRDGEFYLHVRTKADVESETADKGNDGHSTVLGVDLGIENVAVTSTGSFWNGSELNHWHREFEKRRGSLQQRGTRAAHETIQSVGRTETGRYDHFLHTVSKELVAEAVENGCDVIAFENLTGIRERMPNAKKFHAWAFRRLFEYVEYKAEVVGISVEQVSPAYTSQRCSKCGTTLRENRQTQERFCCQKCGYEVNADYNAAKNIGVKYLRSAQKSSGGGAPVNVRLNRGTLNVNGEYSPACEGQNGSPRESPITRTEGSG from the coding sequence ATGGAGATACGTCGCACCGTCCCCGTCAAACTCGACGTGGCCGACAGCGACGCCGACCTTCTCCACGAAACCATCTCCGAGTTCCTGTGGGCCGCCAACTACGTCGTCGACCACGCGTGGCAAGGCGAGTACAAGACCACAAGCAAAGCCGAACTCCAGCGCGAAACCTACGACGACGTACGGGCCAAAACGAGGCTCCAAGCGAACCTCGTTCAGAACGCTCGCAACAGGGCCGCCGACGCCGTACAGAGCGTCGTCGCTCGGTGGAAGCAAGGTGACGATGCAGGGAAGCCGCACTTCACTGCCCCGACGCTCGTCTACGACAAGCGATGTGCGACGTTCAACGACGACCACGCGACGCTCTCAACCGTCGACGGGCGTATCACGGTTAAGTACGTCCTCCCCGACGAGAGCCGCGAGACGCCCCACTCGGAGTACCTGTTCAACGATGACTACGAAGTGACGGGTGGGGAACTCCACTACCGCGACGGTGAGTTCTACCTTCACGTCCGAACAAAGGCGGACGTGGAGTCCGAGACTGCCGACAAAGGCAACGACGGGCACAGCACAGTCCTCGGCGTTGACCTCGGCATCGAGAACGTCGCCGTCACTTCGACAGGTTCGTTCTGGAACGGATCGGAGTTGAACCACTGGCACCGCGAGTTCGAGAAACGACGGGGGTCGCTTCAACAGCGTGGAACGCGGGCCGCTCACGAAACCATCCAGTCGGTCGGACGCACCGAGACGGGTCGCTACGACCACTTCTTACATACCGTCTCGAAGGAACTCGTCGCGGAAGCCGTCGAGAACGGCTGTGACGTGATCGCATTCGAGAACCTGACGGGGATTCGTGAGCGGATGCCGAACGCCAAGAAGTTCCACGCGTGGGCGTTCCGACGCTTGTTCGAGTACGTCGAATACAAAGCCGAAGTCGTCGGCATCTCGGTTGAACAGGTGAGTCCCGCATACACGAGCCAGCGGTGTTCCAAGTGTGGGACGACGCTCCGCGAAAACCGCCAGACACAAGAGCGATTCTGTTGCCAGAAGTGCGGCTATGAAGTGAACGCCGACTACAACGCGGCGAAGAATATCGGTGTAAAGTATCTCCGCTCGGCGCAAAAGTCGTCGGGCGGAGGCGCACCCGTAAACGTGCGCTTGAATCGCGGGACGCTGAACGTGAACGGCGAGTATTCGCCTGCCTGTGAAGGCCAGAACGGGAGTCCACGCGAAAGCCCCATCACCAGAACCGAAGGTTCTGGTTAG
- a CDS encoding universal stress protein has protein sequence MTLLVPFDGSALAEAALRRAREFADYRDEAVVALTVVPEDESFATDRGWIEPGEPYDPEAICTEFELRVGEIDADATFRCEHPPPSEHPTATTIDNVTQTIRSVAAELDVSIIFVGSENAGRVSMPVTSVGGPLSTDAKYDVHIVRRTE, from the coding sequence GTGACCCTACTGGTGCCATTCGACGGGTCGGCCCTCGCCGAGGCGGCCCTGCGGCGCGCCCGCGAGTTCGCCGACTACCGGGACGAGGCGGTGGTCGCGCTGACGGTCGTCCCCGAGGACGAGTCGTTCGCGACGGACCGTGGCTGGATCGAGCCCGGTGAGCCGTACGATCCCGAGGCGATCTGCACGGAGTTCGAACTGCGCGTCGGGGAGATAGACGCCGACGCGACCTTCCGGTGTGAGCATCCGCCGCCGAGCGAGCATCCGACGGCGACGACCATCGACAACGTCACCCAGACGATCCGGTCGGTCGCCGCGGAGCTCGACGTGTCGATCATCTTCGTCGGGAGCGAGAACGCCGGGCGTGTCTCGATGCCGGTGACGAGCGTCGGCGGCCCGCTCTCGACCGACGCGAAGTACGACGTCCACATCGTCCGGCGGACGGAGTAG
- a CDS encoding peptidoglycan-binding domain-containing protein codes for MNNNEEYGTGASFHASRRRRIAFDRRGSWHIPDGTVPGWHAMTLTLGAEGDAVAELQDRLADRGYDVGPVDGSFGRRTREAVADLQHEHCLSPTGAVTAETAEELGLEVDAPEVEETRSQFARFVTRNPNYFGNRPSLDFEPVVEKIGDTRYESVTCVGYDPGTSQLEAVVSVERDAGYGGDVCTDGSVEYVRFFVDRDRDGNWEDVGVASTRVYDMPGPKPVDYAVSVELEQELDPCDSAVLPKVRAILSWSVEPPAGDETFRPVWGNRHEANIQLEPRAPTVGDLVDEDLLGSDLLDGVDLDASMPFDPPSPTPTQLLTAYEGTSVPAHRAGFGEFKRLLSGPIPSGPSGPSGPEGPTPPAPFPGPIPVPYPDGPQVDLPEGLAPDLDDLVDDLFDTAGNTSYEELDCVGFRRGLLTGLLTIKRPSGYSGGLCTAGSPEYVAFWEKPASGGTWTHVGTGSVTVHDIPGLPSDGLQYAVHLPADLSHHRQPCDEGPSLVTIRAVVSWNRKPPSNDPNFVPTWGNRHETLVQVPPGPDPGEGLLEVGTLGNVVPTDIEQSTGNPTTGTATGPLVSSGGSVNATEASFGGRVTITGRPDGISPSASGPNSLKYRISVKPHDAPDSAYRPLTNEFRVATYANPGTFQPMTVDGDGFYTYVPGVKQHLLAVWHTSDDGVYDLQIEAKRGDGSPVDAAAITYPDGTTESEAVIRLDNTAPDAELDITEVVPGGSGTPESADECGFFTVGDTVRGTFTADDEHFRAGPTGWAPYRFQVHPGGPAGGATPTERTPGGSTTVRARGGGDGHWTLDTSGMQSCGYIVDLDVADNVIVNNNYRGHRAGDSEGFCLLEPGQEVVSDEEGEGDGDGA; via the coding sequence GTGAATAATAATGAGGAATACGGCACCGGGGCGTCGTTCCACGCCTCCCGACGTAGACGTATCGCGTTCGACCGACGTGGCTCGTGGCACATCCCCGACGGTACCGTCCCCGGGTGGCACGCGATGACGTTGACGCTCGGCGCCGAGGGTGACGCCGTCGCGGAACTGCAGGACCGCCTCGCGGATCGTGGCTACGACGTCGGCCCCGTCGACGGCTCCTTCGGCCGTCGCACGCGGGAGGCGGTCGCCGACCTCCAGCACGAACACTGCCTGTCGCCGACGGGGGCCGTCACGGCCGAGACGGCCGAGGAACTGGGCCTCGAAGTGGACGCCCCCGAGGTCGAGGAGACGCGCTCGCAGTTCGCGCGGTTCGTGACGCGGAACCCCAACTACTTCGGCAACCGACCGTCGCTCGACTTCGAGCCAGTCGTCGAGAAAATCGGGGACACTCGCTACGAGTCGGTCACGTGCGTCGGGTACGACCCGGGCACGAGCCAGCTCGAAGCCGTCGTGAGCGTCGAGCGCGACGCCGGCTACGGCGGCGACGTCTGCACCGACGGCTCCGTCGAGTACGTCCGCTTTTTCGTCGACCGGGACCGCGACGGAAACTGGGAGGACGTGGGTGTCGCGTCGACCCGCGTGTACGACATGCCGGGGCCGAAGCCCGTCGACTACGCCGTCTCGGTCGAGCTAGAGCAGGAGCTCGACCCGTGCGATTCGGCGGTCCTGCCGAAGGTGCGGGCGATCCTGAGCTGGTCGGTCGAACCGCCCGCGGGCGACGAGACGTTCCGTCCGGTGTGGGGGAACCGTCACGAGGCGAACATCCAGCTCGAACCCCGGGCACCGACGGTCGGCGACCTCGTCGACGAGGACCTGCTCGGCTCCGACCTGTTGGACGGCGTGGACCTTGACGCCTCGATGCCGTTCGACCCGCCGTCACCGACCCCGACGCAGCTGCTCACGGCGTACGAGGGGACGAGCGTCCCGGCTCATCGGGCCGGATTCGGGGAGTTCAAGCGCTTGCTGAGCGGTCCGATCCCCTCGGGCCCGAGCGGACCGTCCGGTCCCGAGGGACCGACGCCGCCCGCCCCCTTCCCGGGACCGATCCCGGTGCCGTACCCCGACGGTCCGCAGGTCGACCTCCCCGAGGGACTCGCGCCCGATCTGGACGACCTGGTCGACGATCTGTTCGACACGGCGGGCAACACGAGCTACGAGGAACTGGACTGTGTGGGCTTCCGACGGGGGCTCCTCACCGGCCTGCTGACGATCAAGCGCCCCTCCGGCTACTCCGGCGGCCTCTGTACCGCCGGCAGTCCGGAGTACGTCGCCTTCTGGGAGAAGCCGGCGAGCGGCGGGACGTGGACCCACGTCGGCACGGGGTCGGTCACCGTCCACGACATCCCGGGACTCCCGAGCGACGGCCTCCAGTACGCCGTCCACCTGCCCGCTGACTTGAGTCATCACCGACAGCCGTGCGACGAGGGCCCCAGCCTCGTCACGATCCGCGCCGTCGTGTCGTGGAACCGGAAGCCACCGTCGAACGACCCCAACTTCGTCCCGACGTGGGGGAACCGCCACGAGACGCTCGTCCAGGTGCCGCCGGGACCGGACCCCGGCGAGGGCCTGCTCGAAGTCGGCACGCTGGGGAACGTGGTGCCGACGGACATCGAGCAGTCGACGGGGAACCCCACGACCGGCACCGCGACCGGCCCGCTCGTGTCCAGCGGCGGGTCGGTCAACGCGACCGAGGCGTCGTTCGGCGGGCGCGTGACCATCACCGGCCGCCCCGACGGCATCTCCCCGTCCGCGAGCGGCCCGAACAGCCTGAAGTACCGCATCTCGGTCAAGCCCCACGACGCCCCGGACAGCGCCTACCGGCCGCTCACCAACGAGTTCCGGGTCGCCACCTACGCGAACCCCGGAACCTTCCAGCCCATGACCGTCGACGGCGACGGCTTCTACACGTACGTCCCGGGCGTCAAACAGCACCTCCTCGCCGTCTGGCACACGAGCGATGACGGCGTGTACGACCTGCAGATCGAGGCGAAACGCGGCGACGGGTCGCCCGTCGACGCCGCCGCCATCACCTACCCCGACGGGACGACCGAGTCCGAGGCCGTGATCCGCCTCGACAACACCGCTCCGGACGCCGAACTCGACATCACCGAAGTGGTGCCCGGCGGGAGTGGCACCCCCGAATCGGCCGACGAGTGTGGCTTCTTCACCGTCGGCGATACGGTCCGCGGGACGTTCACCGCCGACGACGAACACTTCCGCGCCGGGCCGACCGGCTGGGCACCCTACCGCTTCCAGGTCCACCCCGGCGGCCCGGCGGGCGGCGCCACGCCGACCGAGCGAACCCCCGGCGGATCGACGACCGTCCGGGCCCGTGGCGGCGGCGACGGCCACTGGACGCTCGACACGAGCGGCATGCAGTCCTGTGGCTACATCGTCGACCTCGACGTCGCCGACAACGTGATCGTCAACAACAACTACCGCGGCCACCGCGCCGGCGACTCCGAGGGCTTCTGCCTCCTCGAACCCGGCCAGGAGGTCGTCAGCGACGAGGAGGGTGAGGGCGACGGCGACGGCGCCTGA
- a CDS encoding type II secretion system F family protein, which translates to MPVETVPSAESPSAGYASSFDRVLYALFARHADDSRHVRDRKRYRGTDLRLSFDVYLARVYGLSWAVAFAVALPAVAVAVTVGDRLPLPAVGDALPLAGIGLPAPSVTVVVAAVGVAVGGLAKAATVRLGGGYLRWLATARRNDIERTLPGAVRYLHVLSSGSDGHRTMLRKVAATDPYGETAVSIRKVLNTAVLTGSLHEGLRRIARDTPSRELLAPFLLKFSEHAQQGEAELANYLRMESRMLAHRQDRARQRAAGLLELLSEVFMVLLVLPTLLVIVLTVLAIISPALSEPVATPLGTTTARAIVVYASALFVLGLGLGASIVVGGLRPPGQTVEYDRPSGALATLATAATNPASAAVVALLPAVAVAAALDAVGSPPADVALLGYAAYALPVGIVGIRRARLDDAKDREIKDFVHAVSGHVNLGRPFPRAVELVARDVDFGPLDPDVADLALNLGFTSPETGLDENVRTAALERFVETVGTPLAEQTVGLVTGALDSGSDAGTVFDTLQTEIGRLYHEKRQLRANLLAYVAVGWTTALLVVGIAVAVGLHVFDGFEQLASIRGSTGYIIEGSAIDLDRERYRLYVVTQATMLASGWFAGTASRGRYEALLHSGALVVVCHAVFVATGMI; encoded by the coding sequence ATGCCCGTCGAGACAGTTCCGTCGGCGGAGTCGCCCTCGGCGGGCTACGCGTCGTCGTTCGACCGCGTCCTCTACGCCCTGTTCGCCCGCCACGCCGACGACAGCCGGCACGTCCGTGACCGCAAGCGCTACCGGGGGACCGACCTCCGTCTCAGCTTCGACGTGTATCTCGCCCGCGTCTACGGGCTCTCGTGGGCCGTCGCGTTCGCCGTGGCGCTCCCGGCCGTCGCCGTCGCGGTGACGGTGGGTGACCGCCTCCCGCTCCCGGCCGTCGGCGACGCCCTCCCGCTTGCCGGTATCGGTCTCCCCGCCCCGTCGGTGACCGTCGTCGTCGCGGCCGTGGGCGTCGCCGTCGGCGGCCTCGCGAAGGCCGCGACCGTCCGCCTCGGCGGCGGCTACCTGCGCTGGCTGGCGACCGCCCGCCGAAATGACATCGAGCGCACCCTCCCCGGCGCCGTCCGCTACCTGCACGTCCTCTCTTCGGGGAGCGACGGCCACCGGACGATGCTCCGGAAAGTGGCCGCCACCGACCCCTACGGCGAGACGGCGGTGTCGATCCGGAAGGTGCTGAACACCGCCGTCCTCACCGGGAGCCTCCACGAAGGCCTCCGACGCATCGCCCGCGATACGCCCTCGCGGGAACTGCTCGCGCCCTTCCTCCTGAAGTTCAGCGAACACGCCCAGCAGGGGGAGGCCGAACTCGCGAACTACCTCCGGATGGAGAGTCGGATGCTCGCCCACCGACAGGACCGCGCCCGCCAGCGCGCCGCCGGCCTCCTCGAACTCCTCTCGGAGGTGTTCATGGTTCTGCTCGTCCTGCCGACGCTGCTCGTCATCGTACTCACCGTCCTCGCCATCATCTCGCCGGCCCTCTCCGAACCGGTCGCGACGCCGCTCGGTACGACCACCGCCCGCGCCATCGTCGTCTACGCGAGCGCCCTGTTCGTCCTCGGTCTTGGCCTCGGCGCGAGCATCGTCGTCGGGGGGCTTCGCCCGCCCGGGCAGACCGTCGAGTACGACCGCCCGTCCGGCGCGCTCGCAACGCTCGCCACGGCCGCCACCAACCCCGCGAGTGCGGCGGTCGTCGCCCTCCTCCCCGCCGTCGCCGTCGCCGCCGCCCTCGACGCCGTGGGCTCCCCGCCCGCCGACGTGGCGCTCCTCGGCTACGCCGCCTACGCCCTCCCGGTCGGCATCGTCGGCATCCGTCGCGCCCGCCTCGACGACGCCAAGGACCGCGAGATAAAGGACTTCGTCCACGCCGTCTCCGGCCACGTCAACCTCGGCCGTCCCTTTCCCCGCGCGGTCGAACTCGTCGCCCGCGACGTAGACTTCGGGCCACTCGACCCCGACGTGGCCGACCTCGCGCTCAACCTCGGGTTCACCTCCCCGGAGACGGGCCTCGACGAGAACGTCCGTACCGCGGCGCTCGAACGCTTCGTCGAGACGGTCGGGACGCCGCTGGCCGAACAGACCGTCGGCCTGGTGACCGGGGCGCTCGACTCCGGGAGCGACGCGGGCACCGTCTTCGATACGCTCCAGACGGAGATCGGTCGACTCTACCACGAGAAGCGCCAACTCCGCGCCAACCTGCTCGCCTACGTCGCCGTCGGGTGGACGACCGCTCTGCTGGTCGTCGGCATCGCCGTCGCCGTCGGCCTCCACGTCTTCGACGGTTTCGAGCAACTCGCCTCAATCCGCGGATCTACCGGCTACATCATCGAGGGATCGGCCATCGACCTGGACCGCGAGCGCTATCGCCTCTACGTCGTCACGCAGGCGACGATGCTCGCCTCGGGGTGGTTCGCCGGCACCGCCAGCCGCGGCCGCTACGAGGCGCTGTTGCACTCCGGGGCGCTCGTGGTCGTCTGTCACGCCGTCTTCGTGGCGACGGGGATGATATGA
- a CDS encoding DUF7289 family protein, translating into MTPRNRAQSAPVGVAILLAVTVVSMSALTVAVGSVVEEGASEAEARGAAASMDAALDAERYGPHEHTLSLHEGRLRTVERSVRVLVGNRIAFERAAGGLVFAAGDRRVRHVGGATVRGTGTGAVFHAPPSLAVRNGTLFLDVSTLDAPAVAVAGPGTVTLRTNVTHDRRHLTGGGYAVAVETRTPAVWERWFADVGATTTRRSLDDDDVPSVVARFPDARDAYVFVHDLHLEVGR; encoded by the coding sequence ATGACTCCCCGAAACCGCGCGCAGTCGGCGCCCGTCGGCGTGGCCATCCTGCTGGCGGTGACCGTGGTGAGCATGTCGGCGCTGACCGTCGCCGTCGGCTCCGTCGTCGAGGAAGGGGCGAGCGAGGCGGAGGCCCGCGGCGCCGCGGCGTCGATGGACGCCGCCCTCGACGCCGAACGGTACGGCCCGCACGAGCACACCCTTTCCCTACACGAAGGCCGACTTCGCACCGTCGAGCGCTCGGTTCGGGTGCTCGTCGGGAACCGAATCGCGTTCGAGCGAGCGGCCGGCGGACTCGTCTTCGCCGCCGGCGACCGGCGGGTCCGGCACGTCGGCGGCGCAACCGTCCGCGGCACCGGCACCGGCGCCGTCTTCCACGCACCGCCGTCGCTGGCGGTCCGCAACGGGACGCTCTTTCTCGACGTGTCGACGCTCGACGCCCCCGCCGTCGCCGTCGCCGGCCCGGGGACGGTGACCCTGCGGACGAACGTGACCCACGACCGCCGACATCTGACCGGTGGCGGCTACGCCGTCGCCGTCGAGACGCGGACACCCGCCGTCTGGGAGCGGTGGTTCGCCGACGTGGGCGCGACGACGACCCGCCGCTCCCTGGACGACGACGACGTGCCGAGCGTCGTCGCGCGCTTCCCCGACGCTCGTGACGCGTACGTCTTCGTCCACGACCTGCACCTGGAGGTGGGGCGGTGA
- a CDS encoding DUF7266 family protein, with the protein MSDRDRALAPVVGKGLEALIVLLYVASLVATLHGGVLPEYRTTAAAEVSDRTLATAADRIEASVPRRASAVDVTRTVALPDTIDRATYRIRTVDGALVLDHPDPALSGRVPLALPERVVAVEGAWKSDDRTVVRVRATGGRVRVILS; encoded by the coding sequence GTGAGCGACCGGGACCGCGCCCTCGCGCCCGTCGTCGGCAAGGGGCTGGAGGCGCTGATCGTTCTCCTCTACGTCGCGTCGCTCGTCGCCACCCTCCACGGCGGCGTCCTCCCCGAGTACCGCACGACTGCGGCCGCGGAGGTGAGCGACCGCACCCTCGCGACCGCCGCCGACCGCATCGAGGCGTCCGTCCCGCGGCGAGCGAGCGCCGTCGACGTGACTCGGACCGTCGCCCTTCCCGACACCATCGATCGCGCGACGTACCGGATCCGCACCGTCGACGGCGCCCTCGTCCTCGACCACCCCGACCCCGCCCTCTCCGGGCGCGTCCCGCTCGCACTGCCGGAGCGCGTCGTCGCCGTCGAGGGGGCGTGGAAGAGCGACGACCGAACCGTCGTCCGGGTGCGCGCCACCGGCGGCCGAGTGCGGGTGATCCTGTCGTGA
- a CDS encoding DUF7263 family protein, translating into MRAQTNLVALVLALVLVTGATVVGVGVADGALAGADRDPLDRHAATSVADRLVAPDSPTSVWANALDAAAVEALNASRVEALAPPAEGAALRITLDGEAVAERGNPVGGVTVRRSVTVVSRSESVRRVVNLSRGSTVRVPRGIGRATVAVDSGENTTVRTVRADGRVVLYDGAGLDANATVHLSRYEPTTVRTGAGANATGRVVVTYRRPSVETHTLAVTVDA; encoded by the coding sequence GTGAGGGCCCAGACCAACCTCGTCGCGCTCGTCCTCGCGCTCGTCCTCGTGACCGGGGCGACCGTCGTCGGCGTCGGCGTCGCCGACGGTGCGCTCGCCGGCGCCGACCGCGACCCTCTCGACCGACACGCCGCGACTTCGGTCGCCGACCGTCTGGTCGCCCCCGACTCCCCGACGTCGGTGTGGGCGAACGCGCTCGACGCCGCTGCGGTCGAGGCGCTGAACGCGAGCCGTGTCGAGGCGCTCGCTCCGCCCGCCGAGGGGGCCGCCCTCCGGATCACCCTCGACGGCGAGGCGGTCGCCGAGCGCGGCAACCCGGTTGGTGGCGTCACCGTCCGGCGGTCGGTAACCGTCGTCTCCCGTTCGGAGTCGGTGCGGCGGGTGGTCAACCTCTCCCGTGGGTCGACGGTACGGGTTCCGCGGGGCATTGGGCGGGCGACCGTCGCCGTCGACTCCGGGGAGAACACCACCGTCCGCACCGTCCGCGCCGACGGGCGCGTCGTGTTGTACGACGGTGCGGGCCTGGATGCGAACGCCACCGTCCACCTCTCCAGATACGAGCCGACGACGGTCAGAACTGGGGCCGGCGCGAACGCCACCGGGCGCGTCGTCGTGACCTACCGCCGGCCCTCCGTCGAGACGCACACGTTGGCGGTGACCGTCGATGCCTAG